The following are from one region of the Solirubrobacterales bacterium genome:
- the pth gene encoding aminoacyl-tRNA hydrolase, translated as MRRGGERGEPATSAGTDRVLVVGLGNPGSRYAATRHNVGFEVAAELTLRWEMPRAKQRFRGLITEGRAGPGGPRVAVLIPQTFMNESGTSAGPARGTLKLPLERVVVVHDEIDFPFGEVRSRLGGGLAGHNGLKSIARGLGGPDFWRVRVGVSRPDSTDPEVVASYVLSRFAEPEAEVQELVRRAADEVERLVRELSEESPE; from the coding sequence GAGCCCGCGACGTCGGCGGGCACCGACCGCGTCCTGGTGGTCGGTCTCGGCAACCCGGGCTCGCGCTACGCGGCCACCAGACATAACGTCGGCTTCGAGGTGGCCGCCGAGCTCACACTGCGCTGGGAGATGCCGCGGGCCAAGCAGCGCTTTCGCGGCCTGATCACGGAGGGGCGAGCCGGCCCCGGTGGGCCGCGTGTGGCGGTGCTGATCCCTCAGACGTTCATGAACGAGTCGGGGACCTCCGCAGGCCCGGCGCGCGGGACGCTAAAGCTGCCGCTCGAGCGGGTCGTCGTGGTGCACGACGAAATCGACTTTCCGTTCGGCGAGGTTCGCTCCCGGCTCGGCGGCGGGCTCGCCGGCCATAACGGCCTGAAGAGCATCGCCCGTGGACTGGGTGGCCCAGACTTCTGGCGGGTGCGGGTGGGGGTGAGCCGCCCCGATTCGACCGACCCCGAGGTTGTCGCCTCCTACGTCCTGTCGCGCTTCGCCGAGCCCGAGGCGGAGGTGCAGGAGCTGGTGCGCCGAGCCGCCGACGAAGTCGAACGGCTGGTGCGAGAGCTGAGCGAGGAGTCGCCGGAGTAA